The Diospyros lotus cultivar Yz01 chromosome 15, ASM1463336v1, whole genome shotgun sequence genome has a window encoding:
- the LOC127792539 gene encoding polyadenylate-binding protein-interacting protein 9-like, which translates to MAADAEVSGGEAVAQDSVVQFSPETDTEKPKAEPVDSGEKEADPKSEFKMRDIVDMLSKLKLNPLAKEFFPSSYLHDRNRDQLAANNQFGNDGNPNNRRRRNSYNQGRRRLNGRSFRAQREDSVRRTVYVSEIDQNVTEERLAALFSGKCGQVVDCRICGDPHSRLRFAFVEFADERSAREALNLSGTIIGFYPIRVLPSKTAILPVNPTFLPRSEDEREMCARTVYCTNIDKHISQADVKFFFESCCGEVSRLRLLGDNVHSTRIAFVEFAMAESAIAALSCSGKILGTQPIRVSPSKTPVRPRAPRLALN; encoded by the exons ATGGCCGCCGATGCGGAGGTGAGCGGTGGCGAGGCGGTGGCGCAAGATTCCGTGGTTCAGTTCTCGCCGGAGACTGACACTGAGAAGCCGAAAGCTGAGCCTGTGGACAGCGGCGAGAAGGAGGCTGATCCGAAATCGGAATTCAAAATGCGAGACATCGTCGATATGCTGTCGAAGCTGAAGTTGAACCCTCTGGCGAAAGAGTTCTTTCCTTCATCCTATTTGCATGATCGTAATCGGGATCAACTGGCGGCTAATAATCAGTTTGGAAACGATGGGAATCCCAACAATCGGAGG aGAAGAAACAGCTATAATCAAGGCAGGAGAAGGCTGAATGGGAGATCTTTTAGAGCTCAAAGAGAAGATAGTGTTAGGCGAACAGTTTATGTCTCTGAAATTGATCAGAAT GTGACCGAGGAGCGGCTTGCTGCCTTGTTTAGTGGTAAATGTGGACAA GTTGTTGATTGCCGAATCTGTGGCGATCCACATTCGCGGCTTCGCTTTGCATTTGTAGAGTTTGCTGATGAGC GAAGTGCAAGAGAAGCTCTCAACCTTTCTGGGACAATCATAGGTTTCTATCCAATTAGGGTTTTACCTTCAAAAACTGCTATCCTTCCTGTGAATCCAACATTTCTCCCTAGG TCAGAAGATGAAAGGGAGATGTGTGCAAGGACGGTCTACTGTACAAACATAGATAAGCAT ATTTCTCAAGCTGATGTCAAGTTCTTTTTCGAGTCATGTTGTGGTGAG GTTTCACGCCTGAGGCTCTTGGGTGATAATGTCCATTCAACGCGTATTGCATTTGTTGAATTTGCTATG GCAGAGAGTGCCATTGCAGCCCTGAGTTGTAGCGGGAAGATCTTGGGAACCCAACCTATCAG GGTCAGCCCTTCAAAGACCCCGGTGAGGCCACGCGCTCCTCGCCTAGCACTAAATTAA
- the LOC127792386 gene encoding VQ motif-containing protein 10-like has product MSHANGQPPKIVYIKTQFVETDASSFKSVVQRLTGKDSVVPANPAASAGQPPNNQPVIQTPAVSAAGGPVFPRAASFKDIDRLLTELQPLDELFRLWSD; this is encoded by the coding sequence ATGTCCCATGCCAATGGGCAGCCTCCGAAGATAGTTTACATCAAGACCCAGTTCGTGGAAACCGACGCCAGCAGCTTCAAGTCCGTCGTCCAGAGACTCACCGGCAAGGACTCCGTCGTCCCCGCCAATCCTGCAGCTTCTGCAGGCCAACCACCCAATAATCAGCCAGTAATTCAGACACCTGCAGTTTCCGCCGCCGGCGGACCGGTATTTCCAAGGGCAGCTTCGTTTAAGGACATTGACAGATTGCTCACGGAGCTGCAGCCTCTGGATGAGCTTTTCCGGCTGTGGTCCGATTAA